A segment of the Daphnia pulex isolate KAP4 chromosome 10, ASM2113471v1 genome:
TGATGATGTATCCCCACCCCCAATTCGTACTTCATCCCtttaaatgacaaaaaaaggaaaagcacTCGGTCTTGTGCTGCAGTTTCGTccattttatcatttctttGAATATTGTGCTATTTTGCATTCCTCTTTCTTCCTTCGATTTTTTGATATCATAGTTTTTCTCCCCAATATTTGACGGTGGGTTGTTTTCGTAATACAACGGTTATATGGTCAATCAGTCGAGTGAATtctaaaaagttgtttttagatttgtaAACAAGGAGCCGTTGTTTATTGCAACAGAAATCAAAGTCGACGAGGGAGGTTTACAAATTGGAAACTGAAACAAGATGAAGAAGTCTACATGAGCCAAGAGAAAAATTCATGCCTTCCTGTGGATCAAATTAAgtcaaaaaaaacaaaaatagtcagtggagaaaaaaaaagacaacggCGGCAGTgcctatttcttctttttcaattcgaCAAAATTCAACGACGCTCACGTAGGCGACGCTCACGGCTGCGGTCTTCTCGGCGGTCAGCAGTTCGTCGGAGGAACTCGTCAACCGATCTCTCGTACTAATAAAAACGAACAAACCCACAAAGtttagaataataaaaaaatcgggtcgatttaaaaagaaaaaacctacCGAACGGTGACTTTCACCACGAGACGACCTCGATGGaagaggtggtggtggtggaggaggatACTCTGGTAATGGCGGCCCATCGTAATAACGGGCCGGAGCCAGCGGCTCAAATGGCGGCTGTAACAGAAAACGGTCATTTATTCACGtgattgtaaaaacaaaatttcaaaagaaaaagttcctACCGGCGGTGGATATGGTATCGGTCCTAGAGAGGAATACTCTCGCATGAACTCGGCGTATGcctgaaaattttaaatcaaaaatcaagttttaatGATTAGATTCATTCATTTGGTCGGAAGGAAATGCGAAAAATTGTACGGCGGTGTAAGCTCGCTCGCGGTGCATGGCATAAGGGTTGACTCCCGGCGACCTCTCCCGACGGTTGTCTTTGAAGTCACGATATCCTACGTGTGACAAATTCAATGGGGCGAGAtgtagatttttaaaaaaaaaacaaataaaaacggacAATCAAAAGTGAAGTAGATTCAAATGAAAGAATGAAGAATCGAGTCGACTACCTCGACCTCTCTTTTGTAGgttcctgttgttgttgcggtggTAGTCATCATCGTTGGATTGACGTCGTCGCAGGTTGcctctgtttttaaaaaaggtgtgTTTAACACGAGTCACAATAGGCTAATTAGCACCGGGAGTCAGAGAGAACCACAGACAACACTTAGTAGCGAGACCGTCTTTACCGGTCGCTTACGagtcttcattttttaaacaaatttttttataatttttttttgttttaaaagaagaagaatggaactTCATGCAACCAACGTTCTTTTTTCCTGCCAAACTCATTTTTCCCAAACTTTCACTTTTCCGCTTTTTTGGGGAGTTCTTAAAATCGATACGAAACGGGACGTTAAGTCATATAAGGAATCGACGTGGGGGTCCACGTCCATCGTAGATGGAACTGGACAACACTTTTGACTGTGACACGCACGCactttctacattttttaaggGAGCACACAGCAAATTCTTTTTAGGAACCAACTTCGGTCACTTCGGAATTTCTTTGGGGGGGTTTGGTCACGAGACTCGGAAACCTTGGCCGCTCCATAGCACGAGCCATCGACAAAAAGTTCGAGAggcacacatttttttttacactaaACGTCCGCATGGAAGAATGGAGTCTCTTTTGGTTGATTTGAGCTGTGTACCTCCCCATGTCGTGACTGTCGTTGATGCCAGAACGGCCCGAACCGAATCCACCACGGTTTCGGTTTCTGTCGCGGAATCCACGCCGGCCTCCtccttgttgctgttgttgttgatgctgttgttgttgttgttgctgctgctgcagctgtaACGGTGCCATCGGGCCACGAGGACGGACCCCACCGTTGGCCACTTGAACGCGACGGGCAGAATCCTTTGAGCGTCGCAAAACAGTCGACCATTCCACGTCTGAATCTTCGGCAAAAAGACGACACAATTCCTCGCCTACGTGATTCTCCACTTCCTGGGGAAATGACCAAAGAGACAATTTCAATTGATGTTGTTCTATAATCAAATACAATGTCGCTCATTGAGTGCgcatttttaagaaaataaaacctgtCCATCACGACCGATTTTCACCGGTTTGCCTTCGTTCCATGGATTGTAAAGATGCATCACTCGGGTGAATGACAAGTCTTTCCTATTGAAAAAACAGAACATTGTTGGTTTGTAAACCGACTCTTAAATTCAGGGTGAGCTTTACTTGGATATCCAGTCAATCCGGAAAACACCGCCCAACGCTCTGGAAGAGAGTCCCGGAGGGAGTATCCATTGAACTGGGCTGGCATCTCTTCGGGACTCGATTGAAAGCCGAGCGAATCCGCAAAATTTGCCACTCTCCTTGACGGAGAAAACGAGCAAGACATTGCGACACTGACGGAAAGCCTGGTTTAGTTTGGCTTCGTTTTGCGGAGGCGTCGACCAAACACCTTTTAAGGGGGAAAATGAcgtaaaataaagtaattcTTGTAAATGTTAACGAAGTAAGAAGATAACTCTTGAACGCCGACAACCTTTGGATTTGGCCAGAGAGATATTTTCGGGGTTGTTGCTTTTCATAAGGAAAAATCGCGCGTCGCGGAAGAGATAGTTTAGTTTTGTCGAATAATCTGGTGATAAAACTGACGTTAATACCCAAATGAAAGAATGAGATCAAACAGACAAGGCTTACcatatttctttgatttccctTCTCCGTCTGACTTAGGACGCTTTGGTGATGAACCTGTAAAGCACCAATGAACATTCATTTAGTTGGACTGTTGTGAAACGATAGAAATTGACAAACTTTTCTCGTCGATAGAACTTTTGAGTTGTTTGCGCTTCCTCTTGTGGCCTCGCCCCTCTTCAtcgccatcttctttttctgcaaAACACATAATcacttaaaaattgaaataattaattgataAATGAGCATTAAGTACCAGAACCAGAATGAGAAGATGAAGATTCTGATGACAAAGGAGGACTGTGTTGGTTTGATACCCTGGAAGAAGAACTAACTTCACTTCTAGTGTCCATTTCATCATCTCCCACATGATCTTCATTCTAAAAGCAACCAATTGGATGATGTTTAAGAAATAACTTCTATGAAGTTGCATTTATTCTTACTTCTGTTATGTCTAAGCGTTCTTCTCCCACAACTGTATCTTCAGGTTGTGCTGTAAGAGTTATTTCAACTCCTTCTCTATTTTCCCATGACAAAGAAGAATTATCCTGGGGAATTTTCTTGGACATGGAGTCATCGACAGACTGAGCTTTCATTAGTTCAGCCTCTTCGCTTGAAGTGAGGCTAATATCCTCTGATACTTGATCACTCTGGACTTGGAGGACTTCCAAATTTTCCTAAGTGAATAAAGAACAAGTTTTAAGAGCTGACCATAGCTGACTGAGTTCAATCTTACCTTTAAGGACTTGCATTTCTTATCTTTCGCCATTTGAGCAGGAATGTCTGAAAGGGAAATGGCAATCTATAGTATTCTCTGCATGGAAACACGAAAAGCTTATCAACGACAGTGGCTTACCTTCATCCGGTAGGGAGTCAAGTCTAAGGCTCATTTCAAATCGAGATTTTTTTATAacttgttcattttttcaataactgaaacaacaaaatagtTACACCAAAATTGAGTTGATGGTTGTTTTATACCAATGGCTGGAAGAATGTCAAATTCCAAATAGGAATAGCCAAAACAGCCGTGAGACTTTACAAAGACAACCTATAAATTGGAACAAGCTGCGAATAGAGCCATCTGCCAGTCAAATGTGATGCTATTGATGATATATTCTTCCAACAGCAGATGGCAGAACTCAGCAGAcgaaaatctttcattcttcCATCATCCATCAGATGGTTGAGATTCAGATCAAACAACTGAACGAACAAATATTTCTAATGTTGATTTACAAATGGTCAGGCGGTTTATAGTTGTGATTCCCATCGTACCCTCCAATTCCAGTTTGAGCATGAAAACATAGTTTTGTGcgcacaaaaaaattattcggttttcaggttgttttgtttcaaagttttcaaaattttagcTTTTGTAACTCCCTTCAATTTTGTTCCCTTTTGCGTTTCAATATGATTCACAATCCCATAGCCAATAGAAAATAGtcgattgtaatataaaagtAATTTATATAACTTTAAATACTTTACATGCTCAAAATGAATCCTATCGAGGAAACATCTTACATTCGAACCATTGAATGGGAAATGttagataagaaaaaattcatcccttTGAGTATTACGAGTTCATGTATGGTTAGAACCAGCCTTTACCCTTTCACTTTAGTCAAAACTAGATTGCAAATTCAGAAAGGTAATGAGGTTTACAAGGGTACCTGGGATGCTTTTCGAAAAATTGTCAAATATGAAGGCTTCAAAGGACTGTATAAAGGGTTTTGggtcaatttattttcaatcgtttcCGGGACCTTTTATGTTTTAACTTATGAAAATGTGAGACATTTGTTGCAAACCAATGGTGTTACTGACTCAAGAATCAGAGCACTTGTGGCTGGGGGTTGTGCTTCTCTGGTGGGGCAGACAATCATTGTGCCTATTGATGTAATAAGCCAacatttgatgatgatgggtcAGAAAGTAGGTATCtgagtgaaattttttttaagattatgTATGCTAatgtcaaatttaaaaattgtgctTTTCAGATTGGTGGTGTAACACAAAATATCAAGCCAAATCTTCAAAATGGAAtgggaaaaagtaaaacgCAACTAGCCCTGGCAATCACGAAAGATATTTACCATACCGACGGTCTCCGGGGCTTTTATCGTGGATACGTTGCTTCGTTGTTCACCTATGTGCCTAGTTCAGCACTCTGGTGGACGTTCTATCATCTGTATCAAGGTACCATCAATTGAAAacgttaaaaagaaatttcaccattaaagaaaataaaattgcagaTCATCTCAGCAACCTCTTCCCTGTGTGGTTCCCCCAGTTGGGAATACAGTGCACATCCGCAATTCTAGGAGGTATAACCACAACGACATTGATAAATCCTCTGGATATTGTGAGAGCCAGACTACaggtaaaattatttgaatcatTCCAAGGCgtcaattgaattcatttgacGAATAAAATAGGTACAACGCCTGGACTCGATTGGACAAACCTTCCGCATTTTGTGGCGAGAGGAGCGCTTTTACACGTTCACCAAAGGATTAACTGCCCGTATCATCATGTCCACGTTTTATAGCTTTTCCATCATTCTCGGCTATGAATCTGTCAAGCGGTGGAGTGTTAAAGAGCAGTATAGGGAACAAATCAGGTGGTGAAAATTCAATCCTGATGACCTAACTTAGATAAATTTGTCGAGCTAGATTCTTTTAGCTGCATCTCCGAAGGGTAAAACTTAGAATCGAACCCGGTTTTTGTATATTGTATAAGTGGAAATTATTACAAGTTCATTCTACGCTTCCATTACATTAGGCATAGGGGAACCATATCATATTCGTTAACCGTTTcatatcttatcttatctctTATAATCTATAGATGCTCACAAAGTTGAATTAATATGATTGTATGAGTTAGTCTTAATAGGTGATCAGCGGTCTCGtacaatcgagaaaaaaagatttgaataggtaaaattgttaaaaagaatgccattttttatattttcatgttaGGTTTGTTCAGTGAGCGAATAACAAgtgcaaatttaaaataataacgaaAGACAAAATTAATATGCATTAGTAGATCTCGCGGAATTTTGAGGAGGTTTGATCGAATCCTGGCTGAGGCATGTTGAAACAGTATCCAAACTGGAACTACGAGACATTCTTCTTTCAACTCTTAAAGCTATACGAGATTCCTTACGTTTCCGGTTAGAACTGCTGTCTTGTGGGCAATCATCACTACTTTGTTCGGCACTGTTGCGACCTAATTTCTGTGATTTTTGGTCTCCAGAACCTTTACTGGGAGATTTAACTACATTCATGATCATATTAGAGAGCCAATTTGGTTTTCCACTGGATCCAGAACTTTTAACAGTCTCTTGCTCAGGTTTTACTGCAGGTTGAGGGACAGTTTCTAAGAAAGtaacattttgatttaaatttctttaaaataaaaaaattaatagacaAACCAAGTGGCACTTCATGTTTTAAAGCAGCAGGATATGTTGCCTGTTGAACTCTTCTTATACTTCTTACAAAACCAGTATCCTTTCTTACTTGAGTCAAGTTGCagtaattaattatataaGGCACACAGCAGGTCTTTGAAAGATCCAAGGTTTGAAGTCCCTGTAATAAGTCAAATCACACATTATTAGTATGCACTATGCAGTATTGTTAAATAGACTCTTGTGTTAACTTACTGAGGACCAAGCTTTCTCTATGGCAACTTGAGCTTCCATACTGTACTCATTCCACTCAGAAAACCTATCACCAAGCCAATCCCATCGGATTCCTTGTCCAGCTGTACTACTCCTGGGATAGAGCATTCTTCTCACTGGGCTTGCTTCTTCTCTAACTTCACATATTTGAGTCATAGATGTCAAACTAAtcctaaaaaattaaatataacaTTATAACAATTCAAAAGACCGTTATTCATTCACATATCCAACCTGAATCTACTGAGTGATGGGTCCGCATCTCCGAGCAAGACTTGAgttagtttattttgataCGCTTTTTCTAAAATCTGCGAAACGGCTGGGGAATACGCTTTCCAATGCGAAGAATTTGGACGACTCAAACATTCCCACACAACTACATATTGCTGAACATGCACTGCCATCAATGAAATGAAGCTGATGAATCTTCAACAAAGGGCAATTATTAGGGTGGCCAATGACACATTCACACAGGTAGCCGTAGCACATCGATTTGGTTGTTTACAAACGAGTTCCATTAGGAGGAAGAGAAATCTTAGTATCTAAATTCACCGCTAGAGCACATTCATTAATCGATTCATCGTTTGTATTTTAGTAATACAAAGTTTACTTCACAATCTAGAAAATACAATAATTTggtcatttaaatttttataatattaaaGACTGTACAATTTTAAGCAAATTTCAATATTCTGTTTGAACACGATAAGTTTTTAGATTTGGCAACGCTTCTCTGCCATATGCACTGTCCGTCAACGACAACGCGTTTTCACGTCGTCCCGTCCGGCACATTTCTGTGCATTTTCCTTCAATTATTGGATATTTTTCACGCAGATTTCTATCTTTAATTAAGGTAAGTGTGTTTCTTTATGATCATCATCTActttatcaagaaaaaaatgttccaaacGGTTATGTTGATCTTTTTTCCAATGCCGGTTGGTTGCATCAGCAATTACAGCGAATGATAGTATCTTAATAAAATGTgctcacatttttttttagagtgaAAACACTACAACATGAGTCGTTTTTTCGGCACAGCCTCTGATTCGGATACAGAGAGTGATGTTAGTGAGGAAGAGGTGCAGCAGCGCCCCACAGCTGTTCCAACTTACACAGTAAGCTTACAATTTTACCCATGTTAAGTTTTGTGTAtggttttttaataaaattaattgtttctaGTTcagtgatgatgaagaagaacagaaaagaattgtTCGCTCAGCAAAGGAAAAGCGATTTGAAGAACTTAAGGAAATCATTAG
Coding sequences within it:
- the LOC124203763 gene encoding YTH domain-containing protein 1-like, producing the protein MSLRLDSLPDEDIPAQMAKDKKCKSLKENLEVLQVQSDQVSEDISLTSSEEAELMKAQSVDDSMSKKIPQDNSSLSWENREGVEITLTAQPEDTVVGEERLDITENEDHVGDDEMDTRSEVSSSSRVSNQHSPPLSSESSSSHSGSEKEDGDEEGRGHKRKRKQLKSSIDEKSSSPKRPKSDGEGKSKKYDYSTKLNYLFRDARFFLMKSNNPENISLAKSKGVWSTPPQNEAKLNQAFRQCRNVLLVFSVKESGKFCGFARLSIESRRDASPVQWILPPGLSSRALGGVFRIDWISKKDLSFTRVMHLYNPWNEGKPVKIGRDGQEVENHVGEELCRLFAEDSDVEWSTVLRRSKDSARRVQVANGGVRPRGPMAPLQLQQQQQQQQQHQQQQQQGGGRRGFRDRNRNRGGFGSGRSGINDSHDMGRGNLRRRQSNDDDYHRNNNRNLQKRGRGYRDFKDNRRERSPGVNPYAMHRERAYTAAYAEFMREYSSLGPIPYPPPPPFEPLAPARYYDGPPLPEYPPPPPPPLPSRSSRGESHRSYERSVDEFLRRTADRREDRSRERRLRERR